GTGCTGCGACGCTGCTGACGCCAGAAGGATctagaaaccctaggggtttCTGGAAAAATTTGGGCCGTTTGAGCCATTATAGCTTGGTCAAATTGAGTTAATTTTGGGTAGTTTAGGTTAGAATGACTTGGGTTATGtatttggtatttttaatttcgGTTTGGGCTGATTGGGTCGTGAGTCTGTAAATGgacatttatttaattgaatttttagtttaattttaatatttgtaaaaaaactaGGCTGTTAATAgtggatattttaatttaatttatttatttttcttttttttggtatttattggGTCGGGcaaaatgtgttattatagctGCCCCTCTCTGCTCATTGTCGTAAAATaggaatgaagcaaagactttaaaaattaccaattttACCCAGTTGTACTGGACCTTGGTACTCATTTTCTTCAcgtagcctcattccatcctactacATCTTCAGAGTCATAGGAATTGATGCCTCGATCCACTCATTGCGAcgtcaaggagataggattattggctttaatctgctccactgcaaccttagggagataagatttgccatcttcagtctaccCCACTGccactcagggagataaggctagtggcttaaatctacttccctactaccttggaaagataagattcgccgtcttcgatctgctccactactacttagggagataagatctctaatcttcaacctattccactactgtccagggagataggacttataatcttcaacctattccactgctatCCAGGAAGATAGgactggtatcttcgatctgcttcgccgtCAGTACAGGAATGCAAGGTCtgttattttcaacctactccactgctgctcagggagacaaggctggggACTTCGACCTGCTCCagtactacttagggagataagatctgtaattttcaacctactccactgcagctcagggagacaaggttggggtcttcgatctacttcgctgccaatacaggaagacaagatctgctattttcaacctactccactgctgctcaaggAGACAAAGCTGGggacttcaatctgctccactactgctttgggagataagatatgtaattttcaacctactccactgctgctcagggagataggattcataaTCTTcagtctattccactgctgtccagggagataggactcacaattttcaacctattccactgctgtccatggagataggattcacaatcttagACCTATTCCATTGCTGtccaaggagataggattcacaatctttaacctattccactgctgtccagggagataggattcacaatcttcaacctatttcaCTACTGTCTAAAGAGATAGGATTTATAacttcaccgatctgttctctaagaaacatgacctgtataattcattttatgaacctaattatgcctagtgattaggatgtcatgatcaaaataaatcaaattctcctaactagacgtgtatgaatggtgtttgcatgaatgtagaatgctattttttttaggatgatccttctttatcacttaggttatcattgctcgaaatttattaaggctttatcactaacgtgctacaacgccttcttgctcggctggggttttcaaagaaacacttagtcagattgcccccactgtaaacctcaaagttcaatccactgagacgcaaaatttgtaccatcattctcccactgtaacccaagggtagaaatatatggcttttcctcaatcatctcctatcacaattcaaggatacaggatctaaatctctctggtcccttacaccattcccagggtgtcgtaccaaaggctcatgcacAAATGGAAGCTTTCTTCTtcgaggaaacctcttcctattgcctggtgatcattgcttgcttgtttatttaagttttttcatcaacacgacatcttgtcattttgttcaatcaatatttttgacagcaaaatctaaagagaaagtcctaatttagactcttccttttcagattttcaacctttaaacttggtgcgttctaaacaatagtcctgtttcagactcctgtattatttagaaacttctagagtaatatgcaaaacttccattgtgaaagttttattagtccattaatcattattccaatgcaacatgcttgcaaaaaaggtcataacaatagataagaataaagttggttctgagcataactcgaaaggaataaattatcaaaaatagcaaaaaaattgattgggaatgtgtatattggaaaagaatgaagtattccaagaacaacaaaatcaaaataaatagtatgaaaattgagtgCCCtaaatatcgcagcttgaacttctctatacaaactttcttaagaccattctgagtttgacatgtgtttaggagatctatagtgctttgtcgatgccccaagatgtcgcttACCCTTTCATGTtgattgaaaatcaaattttcaattttcgacaataaaacagaaaacaatcaattttgcGGCTTGACTTTCTAAattccccagcggagtcgccaagctgtcgaaaccatcttttattttgaaaaaaatctgaaaggatcgactttgaaaataaaaatgggagtcgtcaccgatcttttattggggtgtgattggatcaccttgaaaacgattttaggtctacgaattttgagaaaataggttcgagagtcggttacgcacgaggaagggttagcaccttCGCAACGCcaaaaaattggtaccgaattgattgcttaatgttttagtattgaaaatttgaaaagattttaaaatacaatcctttgaAGAGAAAACTTGAATAATCGAATTGGATGATAAGACATacccatttcaaagaaataaattgtcacactcagtgagttagggtgcaacagTCCAATCTCCGaaattaagtttgtctttttaaaatttaaaattcatgtatttttagaaggatatttgattatttgggtcaaatgagaaatcagaatccagtaagttagggtttaatttctcgaaattcctaaacaccaaatattgtctttattttaaaatccttaactcgagataacaaaatgtcatatccagtgagttaggattcaacattttgaaatcccgaaaaaattcatttagaatttgtatggttttattgcaaaagaaatacttggctatctaaattcatcaaaaaaaattaaagcccagtaagttagggcacaatcctctTGAGAATTGCAAATACCGAGTATTTTGACAATTTACGaaataagatgattttaatgaaacacgatttcttttaaaaatgtaGTGTGATTAAGCGGCAACGAACCATGCAAAATTCGAATATAACATGCACACCAATGAGTAatgaacaataaataaacataacctagtataacaataatttcaatcatacattatgcaaatatcaacatcaacatttaaaaattattaatctaaagaaaaataaaatgtaactcataaaaacaaaaatgagagaaaagaaatttggaattaaaaaaatatgtacacaaaattttaaatttacaaaaaataaaaaaattagtaattaatgtgaagatttgaaataatttaataatagaactaaaaatgaataaaatgtttagataaattttaaagaaagaattatgagaagaaaataaaatgaataaatcttgaaattaatatatatatattttaatctagATAAGTCAAACCTAATGTAAATAATAAtgtacatataataataataaatataataataataataataataataataataataataataataataaaccaattaatttaatagtaaaaaaaactaTAGATTAATTTAGAACTAAAACAAAATCTCAGGGacgaatttgaaacaaatgtgtAAACGACCAAATTAAGAATTGTTTAACATCAGAGGGACTATTGCAGCAATTAAACGCACAAATCCTCTCTGGCGTACAAATCAATCCTTCCTAAGCGGCGTCGTTCTATTATGTATTCAATTGGAACCAAAACcaaatataatgtataaattaaaataatgataaaaattgaattaaaactatataaaatacaGAAGGTCCTTTTGCGCAAATGGACCATTGAGACAAAACGCGCAGATCCTTCCCTCGGATTGGGTCATTACGCGGGTCTGAGCTCATTACGACATTGTTTTGAGGTCACCTCAATTAGCCTCAAACAACACTGTTTCTCAATGTATATAAATGCCacattaaaccctaattagtaacttttatcatttttaaaacaaaaattaaaaaaaaaggaacccTAGGCCCTTTTCCTTCTGCCGCAAAACTATTTCACCCCCTCTCAGACTTCGATTTCGACGAAGCGAGTGAGGTCCGGCGTCCAGGTAAGCTTTCTAACCCCTTCTCTATTACTGCgtttgaataaaaaagagacgaaataaaaaaataaagaaaagcaaAGAGTTTATTCACCTTTCGAATTTTTTCGTtttctctgatttttttttgttttttttgtattcaatatcCGTGTGTAATCCTTTTACAGTTTCTTAGAcggccttttatagccgaaaactaaaaataaaaaatcaagaaaatttacagaatcctctttttttttctatcattttctgttattttctttgttattgcTTGTTGCTTGTTTATTGCGCAGGTGCGACCAGCCTGGAGGGAACGCGCATGGATCTGGTGTGCGAGGAGTTGAAGGCGCGTGCATGTGCTTGGATGCTAGAGCTGCTGACTGCTGCGGCGCCAGAAGGATctagaaaccctaggggtttttggaaaaatttgggccatttgggccatTATAGCTGGGTCAAATTGGGTTAATTTTGGGTAGTTTAGGTTAGAATGACTTGGGTTATGTATTTGGTATTTGTAATTCGGGTTTTGGCTGATTGGGCTGTGAGTCTGTAAATGgacatttatttaattgaatttttggtttaattttaatatttgtaaaaaactAAGCTGTTAATAgtggatattttaatttaatttatttgtttttcttttttttttggtatttattgaGCCGGGCAAAATGGGTTATTACAATATTAATCATCTAAAATAAATGTGAGTTAAGTTGAAGTTTTAAGCTCAATTCACGAGGAATAAGCAACCAATTAATATGagtaaacaagaaaaaaaaatactttcaagagttaattagattttttttaaaattttaggaataTTTTAGAATTGAAAGAGGATGTGTATtgaaattaatccaaaaaaaacGAGAATAACTTGGAGCAAACCCCAATCTAGCAATCTAGTGTGTGGTAATAGATGGAGCAAACTATTGAGTGGCGAAGAAGCATCCATAAATAGTAACCTCAAAGATAAATCAAGACTCAGGAATTGCAATCAATCGACATCTGCCACGTGTATACATGATCCAACTTCATTGTGTGGCCTTCAACGAATGAGAAAATTTTAagaccaaaaatgaaaattccttgattttggtacacaaaaaaatcataagcttATCCCCTATAAATGTTGCTCCCCCACCCACAGTGACTTAAGCTCCTCAAAGCCCACACTCTCAAATTCAGTTAACAATTTCACAGTTGTTTTCTTCAGTCTCTCTCTCAGCCATGGCTGCAGCCATCTCCACCGTCGCTGCCGCTGCCGCCGCCAACCGAGCTCTGGGAGTGTCAGTCCCAACCTCAGCTTTCATGGGGAAGAAAGTGAGCTCAAGATTCAACAGCACCAGGCAGGTTCCTTCGGGAAGTTTTAAGGTGATGGCGGCGGAGAAAGAGATAGACGAAGAGACACAGACCGAAAAGGACCGATGGAAAGGGTTGGCTTACGATATTTCGGACGACCAACAAGACATTACTCGAGGGAAAGGGATGGTGGATTCCTTGTTCCAAGCTCCCATGAATGATGGAACTCACTATGCCGTCATGAGTTCCTATGAATACCTCAGCCAAGGTCTTAAAACGTAAGTACTCTCCCACTCTCCTATACCGGAGCGTTATCGATTACCATCTACCTCTTATAtgatgattatatataattttaggtaCAATTTGGACAACAACATGGATGGTTTCTACATTGCTCCTGCATTCATGGACAAGCTTGTTGTTCACATCACCAAGAACTTCATGTCCCTCCCTAACATTAAGGTTCCTCTAATCTTGGGTATTTGGGGAGGCAAAGGTCAAGGAAAATCTTTCCAATGTGAGCTTGTGTTTGCCAAGATGGGTATCAAGTGAGTTCCTGATTTTCTTAtgttactcttttttttttttgaagtattCTTATTTTCTCggtatttaaatttagatacGAGTAATGtttcttcaaatacatgaaaagaattacctatattaaattaaatttattgaattattttgataattatgttgagtttggataaaaattttgttgatttaatAAGGAAGTCATAAATATTGTtcctttaagaaaaacaaatatttttattttaatatagttataaatatattaaagtaattatattttttaatattgtttacaAATGaatctatattatatattaagtttttaattgagATGTCACGAATTAATCAAATATCAACTCGagtaataactaaaatattactACTTTACAgaatgaattatattattttgaggatgtatgtatcattttatatcttttatataaaaatagaaaaatatggatttaaatttaaaatattatagttttcaataaattttcttaggtctaattttgctattaaaCCTTATGCAAGTTATGGATGTAGTACATGttctttaatttggtcattttagtttttctacttttagaatttgaaaattttagtcatAACCAAatgataactattaaatttattaagttaaattctgttatttttaaattttgatgtgtcaaacatattatcacgtaatgttatgtttattattttcacatattactcacaaaaaattagttaatagatttaatgGTTGTTGTCTgcattaaatctaaaattttaaatttaaaaaatatagtcACTAAGAATAATCTAATTGGTGAATTGGACTAAATTTTAGGCATAATACAGGactaattacataatttaaccaaatagatTTAACTATTGTTGTTGggttaagattaaaattttaaaacttgaaaagtataagggactaaaattgatcaaattaaattacatgtattaaatccataatttatacaaaatacaaagtctaataacaaaatttgtccATTTTTCTTATCATTTCATCTAAAAACTCGTTTATCctttatatcaatttattttaaataaaattattacataatattgtttttattcaaCAATTATGCTGTGATAACtgataaattattaacaatGAATAACTTCCAGCCCCATCATGATGAGTGCCGGAGAACTGGAAAGTGGAAACGCCGGTGAACCAGCCAAGTTGATCAGGCAAAGGTACCGCGAAGCTGCCGACATAATCAAAAAGGGCAAAATGTGCGCCCTCTTCATTAACGATCTCGATGCTGGTGCCGGTCGTATGGGAGGAACCACCCAATACACCGTCAACAACCAGATGGTTAATGCTACCCTCATGAACATCGCCGATAACCCCACCAACGTCCAGCTCCCCGGTATGTACAACAAGGAAGAGAACCCCCGTGTCCCCATTATCGTCACTGGTAACGATTTCTCCACACTGTATGCTCCTCTCATCCGTGACGGTCGTATGGAGAAATTTTACTGGGCACCAACTAGGGACGACCGTGTCGGTGTTTGCAAAGGTATTTTCAGGACCGACGGCATCCCAGATGAAGACATTGTTAAGCTCGTCGACACCTTCCCCGGCCAATCCATCGGTAActctcattaatttttttttcactagGTTTAATTATTCTTACAGTTCCTATACGCTTcacaatttgaaatttagtcctccactacttacttgaaaatatgttattaCGTGGGTTCATTGTTTTCAGTGGCGGAACTACGTTAGAGCCAGAGGAGATCCTGGccaccaaaattttgaatttttttttattaaatccttcaaaaattttaaaaattttaatcaagtttttcttaaagttttgaaagttttaaataaaCCCCAAAACTCAATGACACGTTCTGTCACTGTTTCAAGTACGGATCATTCGATTGATATATTACGATTaacaattgtttttctttttggattgaTAAATTGTAGATTTCTTCGGTGCCTTGAGGGCTCGGGTTTACGATGACGAAGTGAGGAAATGGATCAGTGATGTCGGAGTTGCAGGCGTAGGGAAGAAGTTAGTGAACTCAAGGGACGGACCTCCAACATTTGAGCAACCGAAAATGACCATTGAAAAGCTATTGGAATATGGAAACATGCTTGTTGCTGAGCAAGAGAATGTTAAGAGAGTCCAATTGGCTGACAAATACTTGAGTGAAGCTGCCCTTGGTGAAGCTAATGAAGATTCTATCAACAGAGGAACTTTCTATGGTTAGATAGATTACCCCCTTTCATCTTTTCTCTTAACTCAAATTCGGGTTTTGTAAAATCGACCCGAACTCgaatttctttttacaatttgacCCTAGTGACAAAGAATGTTGTGTTTGTTGGCAGGCAAAGCAGCACAACAAGTTGGGGTTCCAGTTCCCGAAGGATGCACTGATCCAAATGCTGATAACTTTGATCCAACGGCTAGAAGTGATGATGGAACTTGCACTTACCAATTTTAACCTTGTATTATAGTAGTATtgggttgaaaaagaaaaccctttttctattttatgtcATGATGTGAGATTGTTCCAAAACTATCGTTTGCCTTTTGTTGTTCCAATTATATGATTTTGCTCTTTTTTTCCCCAGTTATTTTATCTTCAAATTTCACCTTTCCGGATTTAATTAAAGTTCTATTAAATCTTTCTTTCCTAAAAAAAATGCAtgatatatgttatattaaaatatatttatttttgttttaacttaaataaagtGGTGGTTAAAGTTCTTATCAAACACTTGTTTAGCACTAGTTCGAACGGTTTGTGTTACTCTTTTCCCGTACCCCTATTGTATCACCAAAAATACTTATTATCTTCTACTTAAAAGTAGTTTAATCTACTAAACAAGTTTTTGTTAACCACACCATTATTATTCAATGCATGTTTAATGATTTAGATAATtggatttttatgattaaacaaatgaaaagagAATCAAAAGTGCTTAGATATCTTATGATTTCGATAAAGCTTTTACGATTTATTAAGATCCTCTTCTTAGTTGTATCAAAGTTTgctattaaactattagtatgattatgttttagtactcaactttaaaaagttacaaaataattactgaatcattcgaaaatttttatgtaagtCACTAGACTAttaaaatcgttgttgtatAGCCTTCTCAATTTACAACACCTATTCTCTTCTATAGTTCagttttttaatgaaacaactttgaatgtcaCGAATTTGCGAATTGAAATCCAAGCAACTTTTTTCTCTGATCTTTAATACTAACTGTCAGATCTACCTCAATCTAAGGTATATTCTTCTACTTATTGATGGGTACTGATCCACCATATCGATCGTTGAATCGTTGCTTAAACTCATTAgtcaaactttttttattaaaaaaaaaggtaataacCCAATAACTTAagttaaaaactttcaaataattcattattattttgtaacttttttttaaaattgagtcaACAAAACGTAAAATTCCTAATAATAATAGAATGGCATTGGAtgtaatttaacttaaaaaaaagtattttttttaaatggtaaaaCCGAAACCTCAGATGGAGATGAACAAGCAAAAGCCCAAAAAAGAAATCTATGGGCTCTACTGAAGAAAACCGTAAACCTAGCTCAAATCCATTATAAATACATGAAAGTTTCCATTAATAAAATTCTCAATCGAAAAACCCTAATCGCCTCCCTCAAAAAACCCCTTATCTTCCCTTCTCAAGAATccaaaaaaacaacaaatctCTGCAATTTCAAAAGCCTTCCTTCTGTTAAAATTCCCCTTAGATTTCGTTTACGAAAGCTAATTTTCCGAGGATCCAAACAAAGGGCGGTGATTAAAAGGAGAGAGGCTTGAGTGGGatcattaaaaaaagaaaaaaatatcgaAGATGCCGCCTTCCTTCCAAGGCTTTGGTGTCCcgcttttttttctctctttttttctgcCCATTTCAAATCTGGGTTTTTACCCCACAATgacttgaaaatcctaaatttacACTTGATATGAGCcctaatttgttttctttttgtaatttttttataagatatttgcatttgttgtatttttaggaaataaagcAATTATTTATAAGGCTTTGTTTCTTCAACAACAGTGCAgaaattaaaggtttaattttttttttatatttcttttttgaaaagaaaagaaagaagaaaaattaagcAGCGGCCAGACAACCGTAGGGATGGTATCCACAGATGAAGggtttttaatccttttttgtCTACTGATTCCATCTCACATCTCTgtttttaattgtttgtttcatattttatattgattatgtttttatacaaattttacaaaagaaaattcgTATAATCTTACATCCTCTTATTAATgtgagatttaaaaaaaaataattttgcatttatttttattcattttattcaaacgataatgaaataataataattaatgaatcaaaattcAGAAGAAAAATTAACATCTTTGTCTATTATGTTACATTTTCCATTAGGTTTTGTCCAAAATGTcacttttataataattttattgttcattttattatcatttacgTCAATTTCACCTTTATTTGttccttcaaaaataaaaaaattacagtaaaaagaatttataattaatatatattaaatttgatataaactaaaatttttaactatttaatttatataaaaatttaattgtttgataaatatataatatttagattaatatgttaaaaatattagattggtttgaatatttattttgcatggtgattataattatatcaataagtTTGATgcttaaattgttaaaaatatagtattttaattttacattcatatGAATAAGAtcctgaaaaagaaagaacttactctttagtaaataaatatatatttcttatttcttttatttgtcaCTTTGATGAAAGAAAAGCTTTAAGTACATTTGGTCTACTATAATAGAATAGAATGTAATTGAATAAGGTTCTAATGGAATAGAATTGTAATTAGTAATTCAATTATTTGGTTGAATCTAATGAAATAGAGCTGTAATGGTATTATTGTATTTGGTTGAATAGAATtgtgttgtaatagcataaggaaaaaaattaaaataactagaaTACTCTTAATGTAATCTTTTAAGTAAATGATTATTATTAGtgttactaaattttaataagattattattaaaataatttaataaaaataataaataatttaagcatatttaaacataatttaataaaataatatataatttaataaaattcttaatataattattatatgaatttattaaaattataatatataatactataaaatagtatataatctatattatatataatctactttattatttttaaactacaatGGCTATTTTACCAAACTagtccaaaaaaatattatatttacaaaaataactcaggtttaaaaacaatcaccaaaataacctaaaaggAACAGTAAAATTTGGttgtggcctgtcaatggccggaaccCACTCGTATTTTGCACCCATTATTGCCTAataattgtgtcagacttaaaaaaagtaattttttggattttggcctgtcaatggctggaacttatgtatttttttaaattatataatactgatataccaaaaaaggaaaaaaagaaaaacgaaaaaaaaattattttttgggtgCTGGCCAGTCCATGGCCGGCACCtagtacaattttaaatttttttttcttttttttgtgtcAGAGTCAGAtatcagtatacgaaaaaaataaaaaaaattgggtgtTGGCCTGTTAATGGCCGACACCcagtacaatttaaaaaaaattctttttttttgtgttagAGTCAGAtatcagtatacgaaaaaaatagaaaaaaaaatttggatgttGGTCCATCAATGGCAAGACTCACCaagacaatttaaaaaatttttttttttgtctcgaGTCGATATCAAGatatctgaaaaaataaaataaaaattttttgggtGTTGGCCTttcaatggccggcacccaatacaatttttttaaaaaaaattcttttttttatgttagaaTCAAATATCGatatctgaaaaaataaaaaatttgggtctTTGGCAATCAATTGCGGCACCagacaatttaaaaaattctttttgggGTCGAATCGATATcgatatacaaaaaaatttgggtgctTAGaagtacaaattaaaaaaatttcttttttttttgtgtcagaatcagatatcagtatacgaaaaaaataaattgtactGGGTGCTGGCCATTGACAAGCcagcacccaaaattttttttttcgtttttctttttttccctttttcgtatatcagtattatacagtttaaaaaaaatacatgggttccggccattgacaggccaaaaccaaaaaaattaatttttttaagtctgacaTAATTATTAGGCAATCATGGGTGCAAAATACGAGTGggttccggccattgacaggccacaaCCAAATTTTACTGTTccttttaggttattttggtgattgtttttaaacatgtgttatttttataaatatagtaattttaatatagtatttaatgtgctaaaatatcattagtgaaacaaataatttaattattctacaataaaaaaataaaatattagaagtaataaataacttgagaattatattttacatccaaacataatattcatatattaacaaaaagttaaatgatttttttagcttatatgtcataatccatatgttataaaattttacaacactAGATTACCTTCATGTCAAAGCATTTTAACTTTGAGATCCAACACTACCATACATTCATGGTTTTCTTCATTGCAAAAGCCAATTAAGTTCACATACAATAGCATTGACTGGATGAGGTTTCAACTGTCCA
This genomic stretch from Gossypium raimondii isolate GPD5lz chromosome 6, ASM2569854v1, whole genome shotgun sequence harbors:
- the LOC105773476 gene encoding ribulose bisphosphate carboxylase/oxygenase activase 2, chloroplastic gives rise to the protein MAAAISTVAAAAAANRALGVSVPTSAFMGKKVSSRFNSTRQVPSGSFKVMAAEKEIDEETQTEKDRWKGLAYDISDDQQDITRGKGMVDSLFQAPMNDGTHYAVMSSYEYLSQGLKTYNLDNNMDGFYIAPAFMDKLVVHITKNFMSLPNIKVPLILGIWGGKGQGKSFQCELVFAKMGINPIMMSAGELESGNAGEPAKLIRQRYREAADIIKKGKMCALFINDLDAGAGRMGGTTQYTVNNQMVNATLMNIADNPTNVQLPGMYNKEENPRVPIIVTGNDFSTLYAPLIRDGRMEKFYWAPTRDDRVGVCKGIFRTDGIPDEDIVKLVDTFPGQSIDFFGALRARVYDDEVRKWISDVGVAGVGKKLVNSRDGPPTFEQPKMTIEKLLEYGNMLVAEQENVKRVQLADKYLSEAALGEANEDSINRGTFYGKAAQQVGVPVPEGCTDPNADNFDPTARSDDGTCTYQF